The following coding sequences are from one Salvia hispanica cultivar TCC Black 2014 chromosome 3, UniMelb_Shisp_WGS_1.0, whole genome shotgun sequence window:
- the LOC125216645 gene encoding probable phytol kinase 1, chloroplastic — translation MAYGANVSRCAATLSSAHYLCRSIPPPSSTPPLLPAALSARIHGKLRRPVATAAGGQLLHDAGATALVFGGAYGLVSTFDNLTRRNIIDQKLSRKLVHILSGLLFLASWPIFSTSTGARYLAAIVPCVNCFRLVINGLSLSTDEGLIKSVSREGKPEELLGGPLYYVLVLILCAVVFWRDSPVGMISLCMMCAGDGIADIMGRRFGSTKLPYNPLKSWAGSISMFLFGFLVSICMLYYFSALGYVELDWMTTVGRVGLVSLVATFVESLPTNEIVDDNISVPLASMVTSYFVFGW, via the exons ATGGCCTACGGTGCTAACGTGAGCCGGTGTGCTGCTACCTTATCCTCCGCACACTATCTCTGCCGCAGCATCCCCCCTCCCTCCTCCACTCCCCCCCTCCTTCCCGCCGCTCTCTCCGCACGCATTCATGGCAAGCTCCGCCGCCCGGTCGCCACCGCAGCTGGCGGTCAGCTGCTTCACGACGCCGGCGCCACCGCTCTGGTTTTCGGCGGCGCTTATGGCCTAGTCTCCACCTTCGATAACCTCACCCGCCGCAACATCATCGACCAG AAATTGAGCAGGAAACTGGTTCATATACTCTCGGGGCTGCTCTTTTTAGCATCGTGGCCGATTTTCAG CACCTCCACGGGGGCTCGTTATCTCGCTGCAATTGTGCCTTGTGTGAATTGCTTTCGGCTTGTGATCAACGGACTATCTTTGAGCACGGATGAAGGGCTAATCAAATCTGTTAGTCGAGAAGGGAAGCCCGA GGAATTGCTTGGAGGTCCGCTTTATTACGTTCTCGTGCTGATTTTATGCGCGGTTGTGTTTTGGCGCGATTCCCCCGTTGGAATGATTTCACTGTGTATGATGTGTGCTGGCGACG GCATTGCTGATATCATGGGACGGAGATTCGGATCGACAAAACTTCCTTACAATCCGCTCAAGAGTTGGGCCGGTAGCATCTCGATGTTTCTGTTTGGTTTCCTGGTTTCAATTTG TATGCTGTATTACTTTTCGGCCCTCGGGTACGTGGAACTGGATTGGATGACGACCGTGGGAAGGGTCGGATTGGTTTCGCTGGTGGCGACGTTCGTGGAGTCGCTCCCGACCAACGAAATTGTGGATGATAATATTTCAGTTCCTTTAGCAAGCATGGTAACTTCATATTTCGTTTTCGGTTGGTAG